The following coding sequences are from one Vicugna pacos chromosome 11, VicPac4, whole genome shotgun sequence window:
- the CALHM3 gene encoding calcium homeostasis modulator protein 3: protein MDKFRMLFQHVQSSSESVMNGICLLLAAVTVKLYSSFDFNCPCLARYNALYGLGLLLTPPLALFLCGLLANRQSVVMVEEWRRPTGRRRKDPGIIRYMCSSVLQRALAAPLVWILLALLDGKCFVCAFSCSVDPEKFLDFANMTPSQVQLFLAKVPCKEDELVRDSPARKAVSRYLRCLSQAIGWSITLLLIIMAFLARCLRPCFDQTVFLQRRYWSNYVDLEQKLFDETCCEHARDFAHRCVLHFFASMQSEMRARGLRRDSAGRSPELPQMPAPLEDVDGESRKTHLRAVSSGEQVDHLLSSWYSSKPPLDLLAPPGSWRGGLSHRSPTVALDTRLSQHTDV, encoded by the exons ATGGATAAATTCCGCATGCTGTTCCAGCACGTCCAGTCCAGCTCCGAGTCCGTGATGAACGGCATCTGCCTGCTGCTGGCCGCAGTCACTGTCAAGCTGTACTCCTCCTTCGACTTCAACTGCCCCTGCCTGGCGCGCTACAATGCCCTCTACGGCCTGGGCCTGCTGCTCACACCCCCGCTCGCCCTTTTCCTCTGCGGCCTCCTGGCCAACCGGCAGTCCGTGGTGATGGTTGAGGAGTGGCGCCGGCCCACCGGGCGCCGGAGGAAGGACCCGGGCATCATCAG gtATATGTGCTCCTCTGTGCTGCAGAGAGCTCTGGCCGCCCCCCTTGTCTGGATCCTGCTGGCCCTCCTCGATGGGAAGTGCTTTGTGTGTGCCTTCAGCTGCTCCGTGGACCCCGAGAAGTTTCTAGACTTTGCCAACATGACCCCCAGCCAGGTGCAGCTTTTTCTGGCCAAGGTGCCCTGCAAGGAGGATGAGCTGGTCAGGGACAGCCCTGCTCGGAAGGCAGTGTCTCGCTACCTGCGGTGCCTGTCACAG GCGATCGGCTGGAGTATCACCCTGCTGCTGATCATCATGGCCTTCCTGGCCCGCTGCTTGAGGCCCTGCTTTGACCAGACAGTCTTCCTGCAGCGCAGATACTGGAGCAACTACGTGGACCTGGAGCAGAAGCTCTTCGACGAGACGTGCTGTGAGCATGCGCGGGACTTCGCGCACCGCTGCGTGCTGCACTTCTTCGCCAGCATGCAGAGCGAGATGCGGGCGCGTGGGCTGCGCCGGGACTCCGCGGGCAGGAGCCCCGAGCTCCCCCAGATGCCCGCGCCCCTCGAGGACGTGGACGGCGAAAGCAGGAAGACCCACCTGCGCGCAGTCTCCAGTGGGGAGCAGGTGGACCACCTCCTGAGCTCCTGGTATTCCAGCAAACCACCACTTGACCTCCTGGCACCCCCAGGGTCCTGGAGGGGTGGCCTCAGCCACCGCTCCCCCACGGTGGCCCTGGACACCAGGCTGTCCCAGCACACTGATGTGTAG